AAGGAAAAATTGACTATTTAGAAGGACTGAAAGAAAATGTAATTATAGGTAAAAAGATTCCAGCAGGAACTGGATTTAATGCATACAAAAATGTAAAGGCAGTTGAACTGGAAGATAAAGAATTAGAAGAAGAATAATATAATAGGAATAGGCGACAAGGTCGCCTATTCCTGTATTTGTTTCATCTTTCCTGGAGGAAAAAATTATGAGAAGTATGACAGGATATTCAAAACTTACATATCAAGATGAAAGTTTTGCTATCAATATGGAACTTAAAAGTGTAAATAATAAAAATTTAAATTTGAAAATAAAACTTCCATACAATTTAAATTTTTTAGAAGGAGCAATAAGAACAGAAGTTGCTTCAAAAATCAGCAGAGGTTCTTTAGATCTTAAAATAGAATTTGAAGATAAAAGAGAGCTTGGGAAACTTTTTGATTATGATAGAAATTTAAGCTCAGCTTATATGAATGTACTTAAAGAGATGGAAAATGATTTTAGTGAAAAATTCACAAATAAAATGGATATTTTAGTTAGAAATTTAAATGTTATACAAAAAAATGATTTTGAAATTGATGAAAATGAGTACTCTTTCTTTGTATTAAAAAAAGTAAATGAGTTACTTATTCCATTTATTCAAACCAGAGAAGATGAAGGTAAGAGGTTAAAAACTTATTTTCTGGAAAGAATAGATGTTCTTGAAGAAAAAATAACTGAAATAAAAAATATAAAGAAATAGTAGTTGAAAATTATAAAGAAAAACTTATGGAAAGGCTTGATAAAATCAGAGGAGCTATAGATTTTAAAGAGGAAGATATTCTTAAAGAAATACTTCTTTTTACTGATAAATCAGACATATCTGAAGAAATTTCAAGGCTTGACAGTCATATGGAACAGTTAAGAAAAGAAATGGAAAGCAGAGATACAGCAGTAGGAAAGAAAATTGATTTTATTCTTCAGGAAATATTCAGAGAACTGAATACTACAGGAGTAAAATGTAACCTGTATGATATTTCAAAGCTTATAGTAGAATGTAAAAATGAGCTTGAAAAAATTAGAGAACAGGCTATGAATATCGAATAGGAGGATATATGAAACCTATTAATATTGGATTTAACAATATGGTAATGGATATAAGAATAATTGCTGTCATAAATCCTGATTCAGCTCCAAGTAAGAGGT
Above is a window of Fusobacterium varium DNA encoding:
- the yicC gene encoding YicC-like family, N-terminal region, whose amino-acid sequence is MRSMTGYSKLTYQDESFAINMELKSVNNKNLNLKIKLPYNLNFLEGAIRTEVASKISRGSLDLKIEFEDKRELGKLFDYDRNLSSAYMNVLKEMENDFSEKFTNKMDILVRNLNVIQKNDFEIDENEYSFFVLKKVNELLIPFIQTREDEGKRLKTYFLERIDVLEEKITEIKNIKK
- a CDS encoding Domain of uncharacterised function (DUF1732); this encodes MERLDKIRGAIDFKEEDILKEILLFTDKSDISEEISRLDSHMEQLRKEMESRDTAVGKKIDFILQEIFRELNTTGVKCNLYDISKLIVECKNELEKIREQAMNIE